ATGGGCTTATCGACCGATTTAAAATTCTTGCTGTGATTGGTCTTGAGCCCACTATGGGCATCCCAGGCTCCCGCGCCGCCGGCACCGTGTTGTACTTGGATGAACCGGACGCCGCGCTCGACAAAGCGGCGGGTGGCGAGCATTTGCATGCCAAAGTCGCGCGTGGCCGGATCGTTGATGCCGTACATCTCCTGCGTCGCTTTCGTTTCGATATCAAGATTCAACGTCTCGGGAACCGATGTCTGCATGCGATAGGCAAGCTCGTAAGCCTTGATTCGCGCGCTGAGAGAGGCATCATTCGGGTACTGCGTCGCTTTCAATTGATTTAACTTGCCGACCAGATCGAAGCCGATTTGTTGCTCGGTCGCAGTGAGACCGTTGGCGGGCTTGCCAAAGTCGAGCGGGTTCTTGGGGTCGACGCGAACCGGAATTGCGTCGTGCGCGGGCCCGAGATAATGACCGTCCTTGGCGTTCCAGTACTCGCGTTTCCCCAGCGAGATGAATTGCGGCAGGTTGTCGTTGATCGAACCCAGGCCGTAGTGAACCCAGCCACCGAGCGTAGGGTATTCGCCATCGAGCATGTGGCGGCCCGAGTGGAATTGCGTCTGTGCCCCGTGATTGTCGTCGGTCGTGTACATCGAGCGAATGATGGCAATGTCGTCGACGCAGCTGCCCACGTGCGGCACCCAGTCGCTCAGTTCAATTCCCGCCTGGCCATACTTCTTAAAACCGACTTGCAGCGGATAGAGCTTGTTGCGCTGCTGGCCGTTGGCATCGTTAATGACGGTGACGCGGGCCAGTTTCAACTTCTCCGGATTCTGCGCATCCTTGTGCGGCGTCTCGTTGATCGCCTTGCCCGCATATTTCGTCAGCTCCGGTTTGGGGTCGAACGACTCCATGTGCGCGACGCCGCCGTTCATGAACAGCCAAATCACGCTCTTGGCCTTCGGTTCGAAGTGTGGCTTGCCGGTCGGTGGCTGCCATTCTTCAGCGGGATTGGCCTGCACGATACCATCGCGCGCGAGCATCGCCCCAAGCGCGATTGCTGAGAGCCCTGCCTTCAGGAAGTTCCTGCGCGGAAGGGGTGACAAGGTGAGGGGGTGATAGGGTGAGGGAGATTTCATAACATGCAATTCCTTACCTGATCGTCACAAAGTCGTTGTGGTTCAGCAGGGCGTGGATGATAGCGGTGCGGGCGACGAGGTCGGGAGTCGGCTTCTGTTGCGAACGGGCCAGTTCTTTGAACTGATCCAAGGCGGAGGCTACCAGGGCGAGTTCGTCGGCGTTCGGTTCGACTGCCAGGATGGTAATGAATGCCGCGCGGGTGAACTCCTCGTCGCTGGCCTTCGGTCGATCCATTTCCAGGCGGGCGGCGATCTTTTGGGCCACGTTGGTTGCCAGTGGACTATTCTCGAGCGCGAGAGCCTGCTGAGGGACAATGCTTTCGCTGCGGCGATAACACTCGAGGACGTTGGCATCGTCGAAGATCGAGAGAAACTGCTGATGATCGTTATGGGAGTGGACAAAATACAAGCTGCGGCGGCGTGATGTTTCGTCCTTGACGGGAATCGAAGGACCGCCCCGCGTGAGATCAAGTTCGCCCGCGAAATGAAGCAGGCTGTCGCGGATTAGCTGGGCCTGCATGCGAACTGGGTTGCCGTGCCAGTAGTAACGATTGTCGCCATCGGCGGCGAGCGTGGCTGCAGTCGCACCAGCTGTCGATGACGAGAGGCGATAGGTCTGCGATGTAACAATCAGGCGGTGAATGTGCTTCATGCTCCAGTTGTGTTCGCGCAGCTCGACCGTCAGCCAATCGAGCAACTCCGGATGGGTCGGCGGAGTTCCCTTGCGCCCGAAGTCGAAAACAGTAGGAACGAGCGCGCGGCCGAAGTGCCGATTCCAAAGATGATTGACGGCAACTCGCGCGGTGAGTGGATGTTCATTGGCTGTGATCCACTTGGCCAAAGCAGTGCGGCGACCTGTGCTGGTGGCGGGAAAAGGCTTGCGGCGGGAGTCTTCTTTTTCAAGATTGTTCTCGAATGTCTTCAGCGAGCCGATAAGGGAAGTGTAAGCTTCGCCGGGCTTGGCGAGCCCCTTCTGGGCTGCTTCGAGCGCTGTTTTCGCCTTGCCGAGCGCGGCCTTGGGTACATCTTTCTTGTTGTCTGCCGCGCGCAGCAAAACGAGTTCTGCCCGGGCGACTTCTTCTTCGGCCTTGTTGACTGCAACCGTCTTCTCCGTGAGGGCAGCAGTCGCGGCAAGAGCGGCAGCATCGCCGGCTGGTGGTTGCGCGAATTTTGCCTGGTCGGCCACCGTGCGAGCTTGAATCGAGAGGAGTTGCGATTCAGCGGTCGCAAGTGCCCGCTCGGCAATCGTCACTTCGAGTTGGGCAACCGGTTTGTCAGCGTCGGTGGCAGCAGCAAGTTTTGCCTTGGCTGGCTCCACGGCCTCGCGCGCTTTGGCAACCGCTTGCTCGGCCGTTAAGCGATGGGCTTCGATGACACGCGTAAGCAAGCCGGGGCGATAAGCTTCCAGGGGAAGTTGCACTGGTTGAACGTCGAAGGGTACGGTCGACAAGAAGTTCGGAATCTTGGGCTCGATCGTTTTGCCTTTGTCCGGATTGCGATCGTCGCCCCGAATGTGCAGGAAGGTTGCTTCTTCCAAATTGCAATCGAAGGGGCGCGGCAACCCATCTTTTTCGAAGTCGAGTTCACTGCCGACGACATCGGTACGAACTTGATAGGGCTCGAAAATGGCCCGCAGTTGATAATATTCGACCTGCGAAAACGGATCGTACTTATGGTCGTGGCACTTGGCACAGTTGAACGTCAGCCCGAGCATCGCTTTGCCGGTATGTTCGACCGTGCCATCGAGCCAGGTCGTGCGGTTGAACTTGAAATATTGCCGTGCGAGGAAGCCGCCACCACGCAACTTATCGGGATCGTTGGGATACAACTCATCGGCGGCCAGCATTTCGCGCAGCATCTGGTCGTAGCCTTTGTCCTCGTTCAGCGACTCGATGATCCAGTCGCGCCAATGCCAGATATGCTTCTGCGAATTGCGAACTTCGACGCCGAGTCCCCACCAATCGCTGTAGCGCCAAATATCCATCCAATGGCGGCCCCAGCGCTCGCCATATTGCGGGCTTTCGAGCAGGCGATTGGCTACTTTTTCGTAAGCGTCCGCTGAATCGTCGGCAAGGAAGGCCGCTTGCTCGGCTGACGTCGGTGGCAGGCCAATCAAGTCGAGTGAGACTCGCCGCAACCAAAGGCGTTTGTCGGCGGGCGCTTGGGGCGTGAGATTTCGTTTCTGATATTCGGCCGCGATGAAGGCATCGATGGGATTCTGGGCCCAGGCCACATTGGCCACGATAGGTATCGTCGGACGAACTGGATTCTTGAACGCCCAATGCTCGCGCGGGTCACGTTCGGGCTGCTCATCGGCAGGGATGATCGCCCCTGTCGAGATCCACGCGCGAAGAGCATCGATCTCAGCTGGCTTGAGAGGTTCGCCTTCGGGGGGCATCCGTTCGGATTCTTCGGCGGCGGAGACGCGTTCGATGATCAGACTGGCGGCCACGTCGCCGGGCTTGATGGCTGCGCCACTTTCACCACCCTTGATGGCGAAGGTCGCGGTATCGAGTCGCAGGCCCCCTTCTTGTTTGAGCACGCCGTGGCAGGCATAGCAGCGCTCGCGGAGGACGGGTTTGATGCGGGCGAGATAGTCCGCGCCGGGCTGTTTGTCGTCCGCCATTGCGACCGCGCAGCAAACGAAGCTGCCGAGGGCAAGCGAGGCGGTGAGTGTCCAGCGCTCAGTCAGACGGTGGGCCATACGGTGGGGCCTCGGGCGAGGGACTTGGCCAGGTGGGAATAAGGGGGCCGCAGCCCGTATCGTACTCGGTCGGCGGGCAAATGTCTCGATTTGTTTTGACACACTTTTTGCGGCCTCGAATGAATTGACATCCCTTCGGCTGCGTGTTCAGATTAAAATCTGCCGATGGATAAAATGAGCTATAGTTACCCGCCCTGTCAACGCTCTCCCTGCCCGCTCCGCTGGAGTTCCCGCCGATGACGTTTTCTGCCCAGCCGATTACAGACAAGAATTGCCCCGGTCCACTGGGGCGTCGTTCGTTTCTGCAAGCTGGGGCAGTAGCATTTTCTGGGCTCGGCATGGCTGACCTGTTGCGGCTCAAAGCGCAGGCCGCGCAGAGCGATCCTGAGACCTCGGTCATTTTCGTGTGGTTGCCGGGCGGCCCGCCCCACATGGAAACGTTCGACATGAAGCCGAACGCTCCGGAAGATTATCGCGGCGTTTTCCGCCCCATTCATACCAATGTCCCAGGCATTGATATTTGCGAACACTTGCCGCTGCTGGCCAAGTGTGCCGATAAGTACTCGCTCATTCGCTCGATTGCTCACAAGTTTGCCGACCACGGCGGCGGGCATAAGCGGTTCATGACCGCCCGCGATCCGAAAGAGCCCGTCGGCTTTGTGAATGACTATCCGGCCGTCGGTTCGATGATTGCCCGCATGCGCGATCATGTGAATCGCGGGCTGCCGAATTACATTCTGGAAGTCGATGGTGGCCGGCAGCAGATCGATACGTTCAGCTTGGGGACCGCTTACCTGGGCGCGGCATACGCTCCATTCACCGTGCCGGGCGATCCGAGCGAAAAGGCCTTCAAGGTTCAGAACGTTTCGCTGGCTGCCGAGATGGAAAACCGCTTAGCCGACCGGACGCAGTTGCTGCAGGGGCTCGACCGGATGCAGCGAAAGATCGACGGCAGCGGTCGGATGGACGCGCTCGATCAATTCAGCGGCAAAGCGGTCGATCTGTTGACCAGTGCCAAGGCTCGAGAGGCGTTTGATTTTTCGCGCGAGCCGGAGCACATCAAAGATCGTTACGGCAAGCATGCCTGGGGCTATCGCGCGCTGATGGCTCGGCGACTGGTCGAAGCGGGCTGCTCGTTCGTGAATGTGATTATGGAGAATCCGTACGTCAGTGGCGTCGGCTCGTTGAAGAATGGCACCTACAACTGGGATTCGCACGCGGTGAATTGCCACTTATTCGATGACGCCCTCGTGAGGCTGCCACTGCTCGACAAGGTGATCTCGGCCCTCATTCAAGATCTGTTCGAACGGGGCCTCGATAAGAAGGTGCTGCTCGTCGTCACTGGGGAATTCGGTCGCACACCGCGCATCAGCAATACGCTGGGCTCACAAACGGGCATCATGCAGCCCGGTCGCGATCACTGGCCAGGTGCCATGAGCGTGCTCGTTTCCGGCGGCGGGCTAAAGATGGGTTCTGTCGTGGGTGCCACCAACACCAAGGGTGAATACCCGGTCGACACACCGCTGACTCCCAACGACCTGTGGTCCACCATGCTCAAGCACTTGGGCATCAACCAGAACCACAACTTTCTCGATCATCACGGTCGCCCCATGCCGCTGCTTCCCTACGGCTCGCCGATCGCGGCACTGGGATAAGTTTCTATCGCACTTGGGTGGCTGTGTTTTGTACTCAAAACACAGCTGACTTTTGAATTGACGCAATGCCTTGGTTGCGCATCTGCGCGCTGTGTTTTGAGCACAAAACACAGCTACCCAGATCCTAAAGGATTGTCAGAGTTCCTTCGTCAGGAACACGCTGTTGGGATCGGGAATGTAGTTGGCGAAGGGTTCGCAGGCGACGAAGCCGAAGTTGGCGTAGAGGCGGCGGGCGGGTTCGAAGTAGGCCATGGCACCGGTTTCGAGACTGACGCGCGAATAGCCGCGGAGTTGGGCCTGGGCGAGGAGGTGCTGCAGCATGGCGGCCGCGATTCCTTGTCGCAGGAAGTTGGGCGCGGTGCGCATCGACTTGATCTCGGCGTGCTGGGCGTCCAGATGCTTGAGGGCTCCGCAGCCCGCGAGGTTCGGGCCGCTCCAGATGGTCCACAGGGTGATCTCTGGCCGGCGAAGACCATCGAGATTGAGCGCGTGTGTGCTCTCGGGGGGCGTGGCGAGCTGACAATTACGCAGGTGGTCGAGCA
Above is a window of Anatilimnocola aggregata DNA encoding:
- a CDS encoding DUF1501 domain-containing protein, translated to MKSPSPYHPLTLSPLPRRNFLKAGLSAIALGAMLARDGIVQANPAEEWQPPTGKPHFEPKAKSVIWLFMNGGVAHMESFDPKPELTKYAGKAINETPHKDAQNPEKLKLARVTVINDANGQQRNKLYPLQVGFKKYGQAGIELSDWVPHVGSCVDDIAIIRSMYTTDDNHGAQTQFHSGRHMLDGEYPTLGGWVHYGLGSINDNLPQFISLGKREYWNAKDGHYLGPAHDAIPVRVDPKNPLDFGKPANGLTATEQQIGFDLVGKLNQLKATQYPNDASLSARIKAYELAYRMQTSVPETLNLDIETKATQEMYGINDPATRDFGMQMLATRRFVERGVRFIQVQHGAGGAGAWDAHSGLKTNHSKNFKSVDKPIAGLLKDLKQRGLLESTLVVFASEFGRTPGSQGADGRDHHIYGFSVWMAGGGLKGGIVHGATDEIGFHAVENRHYVTDIHATILHQLGLDSRKLEIPGRKRLDIDHGKPIREIMA
- a CDS encoding PSD1 and planctomycete cytochrome C domain-containing protein, with protein sequence MAHRLTERWTLTASLALGSFVCCAVAMADDKQPGADYLARIKPVLRERCYACHGVLKQEGGLRLDTATFAIKGGESGAAIKPGDVAASLIIERVSAAEESERMPPEGEPLKPAEIDALRAWISTGAIIPADEQPERDPREHWAFKNPVRPTIPIVANVAWAQNPIDAFIAAEYQKRNLTPQAPADKRLWLRRVSLDLIGLPPTSAEQAAFLADDSADAYEKVANRLLESPQYGERWGRHWMDIWRYSDWWGLGVEVRNSQKHIWHWRDWIIESLNEDKGYDQMLREMLAADELYPNDPDKLRGGGFLARQYFKFNRTTWLDGTVEHTGKAMLGLTFNCAKCHDHKYDPFSQVEYYQLRAIFEPYQVRTDVVGSELDFEKDGLPRPFDCNLEEATFLHIRGDDRNPDKGKTIEPKIPNFLSTVPFDVQPVQLPLEAYRPGLLTRVIEAHRLTAEQAVAKAREAVEPAKAKLAAATDADKPVAQLEVTIAERALATAESQLLSIQARTVADQAKFAQPPAGDAAALAATAALTEKTVAVNKAEEEVARAELVLLRAADNKKDVPKAALGKAKTALEAAQKGLAKPGEAYTSLIGSLKTFENNLEKEDSRRKPFPATSTGRRTALAKWITANEHPLTARVAVNHLWNRHFGRALVPTVFDFGRKGTPPTHPELLDWLTVELREHNWSMKHIHRLIVTSQTYRLSSSTAGATAATLAADGDNRYYWHGNPVRMQAQLIRDSLLHFAGELDLTRGGPSIPVKDETSRRRSLYFVHSHNDHQQFLSIFDDANVLECYRRSESIVPQQALALENSPLATNVAQKIAARLEMDRPKASDEEFTRAAFITILAVEPNADELALVASALDQFKELARSQQKPTPDLVARTAIIHALLNHNDFVTIR
- a CDS encoding DUF1501 domain-containing protein; the encoded protein is MTFSAQPITDKNCPGPLGRRSFLQAGAVAFSGLGMADLLRLKAQAAQSDPETSVIFVWLPGGPPHMETFDMKPNAPEDYRGVFRPIHTNVPGIDICEHLPLLAKCADKYSLIRSIAHKFADHGGGHKRFMTARDPKEPVGFVNDYPAVGSMIARMRDHVNRGLPNYILEVDGGRQQIDTFSLGTAYLGAAYAPFTVPGDPSEKAFKVQNVSLAAEMENRLADRTQLLQGLDRMQRKIDGSGRMDALDQFSGKAVDLLTSAKAREAFDFSREPEHIKDRYGKHAWGYRALMARRLVEAGCSFVNVIMENPYVSGVGSLKNGTYNWDSHAVNCHLFDDALVRLPLLDKVISALIQDLFERGLDKKVLLVVTGEFGRTPRISNTLGSQTGIMQPGRDHWPGAMSVLVSGGGLKMGSVVGATNTKGEYPVDTPLTPNDLWSTMLKHLGINQNHNFLDHHGRPMPLLPYGSPIAALG
- a CDS encoding GNAT family N-acetyltransferase; this encodes MTNIPAPPALLIRTDDVSSPAVIELLLDHLRNCQLATPPESTHALNLDGLRRPEITLWTIWSGPNLAGCGALKHLDAQHAEIKSMRTAPNFLRQGIAAAMLQHLLAQAQLRGYSRVSLETGAMAYFEPARRLYANFGFVACEPFANYIPDPNSVFLTKEL